The following nucleotide sequence is from Deinococcus aerius.
ACCACAGCCGTCGCCGCTTCCGGGCCGTGCTGCGAGGTTCGCTTCGCGGTGCGCGGCGTGGAGGGCGTTGCCGTGCGCTTGAGCGTCCTCTCCGCGCCCCGGGGTGCGGGCGTGAGCCGCGGCCAGGAGGTGGGTCAGGCCCCGGGCGTGGTCCGCCTGCCACAGCCGGGCGACTACACCCTGCGGGTGACCGCCGAGGGGTACACCCCCGGCACCGTAAGCGTGACGGCGCCCAGTAACGTTCCCGTCCAGATCAACCTGACGCCCTGAACGGCAGGCGGCCGTCCCGCCCTTCCTGACCAGCCCGCGCGGACACCCCTGGTCCTCCCCGTGACACAATCGGCCCCGTGAGTGTCGTCATCCTCGACTTCGGCAGCCAGTTCACGCGCCTGATCACCCGGCGCCTGCGCGAACTCGGCGCGTACAGCGTGATCCTCCCGGGCACCGCCAGCCTGGAGCGCATCCAGCAGGAAAACCCCCAGGGCATCGTCCTCTCGGGCGGCCCCAGCAGCGTGTACGACGCGAACGCGCCCCGCCCCGCCCCCGGCGTCCTCGACCTCCCGGTGCCCATCCTGGGCGTGTGCTACGGGATGCAGTTCCTCGCGCACGAGGCGGGGGGCGACGTGCGGCGCGCGGGCAAACGCGAGTACGGCAAGGCCGACCTGACCCGCTACGGCGGTCAGCTCTTCGGGGGCATTCAGGGCGAGTTCGTCGCCTGGATGAGCCACAGCGACTCGGTGACCCAGCTTCCGCGCGGTTACGAGGTGGTCGCGGAGACGGAGGACACGCCCGTGGCGGCCATCGAGAACCCGGTGACCCGGCGCTACGGGGTGCAGTTCCACCCGGAGGTCGTCCACACGCCCAAGGGCGGGCAACTGCTGGCGAACTTCCTCGACATCTGCGGGGTCAGCCGCGACTGGAACGCCGAACACATCATCGACGAGCTGATCGCGGACGTTCAGGCGCAGGTCGGTGATGGTCGGGTCCTCCTCGCCATCAGCGGGGGCGTGGACTCCAGCACCCTCGGGCTGCTCCTCGCGCGGGCTATTGGCGACCGGCTCACCGCCGTCTTCATCGACCACGGCCTGCTGCGGCTGGGCGAGCGGGAACAGGTGGAGGCGGCGCTGCGGCCCCTCGGCGTCAACCTCGTCACGGTGGACGCCCGCGCGGAGTTCCTGGGCGCCCTTCGCGGCGTCTCCGACCCCGAGCAGAAGCGCAAGATCATCGGGCGCGAGTTCATCCGGGCCTTCGAGCGCGAGGCCAGAAAGTACGGCCCTTTCGACTTCCTCGCGCAGGGCACCCTCTACCCGGACGTGATCGAGTCGGCGGGCGGCCTCTCGGCGGACAAGTCGGGCGCGGCGAACATCAAGAGCCACCACAACGTCGGCGGCCTGCCGGAAGACCTCGCCTTCCAGCTCGTCGAGCCCTTCCGCACCCTCTTCAAGGACGAGGTGCGGGAGATCGCGCGGCTGCTGGGTCTTCCCGACCAGATTCGGATGCGCCACCCCTTCCCCGGCCCCGGCCTGGCGATTCGCTGCCTGGGCGAGGTCACCGAGGAGAAGCTCGCCATCCTCAAGCGGGTGGACGACATCTTTATTTCGGGGCTGCGCGAGTTCGGGCTGTATGACGGCTGCTCGCAGGCCCTCGCCATCCTGACGCCCATCCAGTCGGTCGGCGTGATGGGCGACGAGCGCACCTACTCCTACACCGCCGCCCTGCGCGCCGTGACCACCGACGACTTCATGACCGCCGAGTGGGCGCGGCTGCCCTACGACTTCCTTGCGACTATGAGTAACCGCATCGTCAACCACGTCCACGAGATCAACCGCGTGGTGTACGACATCACCGGCAAGCCGCCCGCCACCATCGAGTGGGAGTGAGGGCCATGACGGACAACGCCGGGCAGAAACCGGAACTCGACGGGGAGACGCTGGAATACATCCAGGCCGTGTTCGACCTCGTGCGCCTCGGGGACGCGGCGCGGCTCGCCCCCCTGCTGGACCGGGGGTTGCCCCCCAACCTGCTCAACCAGCGGGGGGACAGCCTGCTGATGCTCGCCTGCTACCACGGCCATCTGCAGGCCGCGCGGGAGCTGCTCAAACACGGGGCCGACCCCGAATTGCGGAACGACCAGGGGCAGACGCCGCTGCTGGGGGCCGTGTTCAAGGGGAACCTCCCGATGGTGCGCCTGCTCCTTGACTACGGGGCCGATGTGGAGAGCGCGGGACCGGACGGGCGGACGGCCTTGATGATGGCGGCGATGTTCAACCGGACGGAGGTGGTCGAGTTGCTGCTGGAGCGCGGGGCCGACCTTCACGCCCGGGACGCACGCGGTCTGTCGGTCCTCGACTCGGCGCGGACGATGGGGGCGCCCGATACTGCCGCCCAGGTTGAAACTTTGCTGGGGCAGACGCCGGAGCGGTAGGGGAAGTGGGGACGGTTCTAAGGGCTACGCCTTGGGAACTTCAGGTCTGCCCTTAGCTCGGCTGCGACCGAGAACACAGCCTTGATAATTCTTGAGCTTGATTGGGCTAGCTTGGGAGCCATGCGGCGTCCACAACCTGTGCGCTTCCCCCTGGAGGAGTTATGGGACGAGCGAGGTTTGGTCAGTAGGTCTTGCGAAGGCGAACTGGGAACCGAGGCGATCCGGGCTTTGCTCAAGCGTGGACAGGTACGGTTCGCGGTAGCAGATGTAGGAGTGCCTTTGCAGTGGGTGCCGAGCAACACCTGTTACGCGTTCTGGAAGGATGAAGTACAACCTCGTCTCATTGAGCCTTCTGTGGCCGAGCAGGGTGTGGCCCTCAAGGATTTGCCGGGCGAGTACGGCTACTCGGCTTCGATTTGGCAGTCGAACACAATTCCTGTCGTGCTGCTCCAGAAATGGCATTGACTCAGGCCTTCCAGAGCTGTTCTCAAATTGTTAAGGCGTAGATACCCGCACGAAATGCTCCACCGTCGGGAACGGGTCGTAGAAGTGGTGCAGCAGCGAGCGCCATTCCTGATACCCGGCACTTCCCCGAAAGCCGACCGTATGATCCTCCAGCGTCTCCCACCAAACGAGGAGGGCGTACTTGTGGTCGTCCTCCAGACACTTGTGAAGCTCGTGCCGGACGTACCCGCCCACCCTGGAGATGATGGGCTCGGCGCGGGCGAAAGCGGACTCGAACGCACCGGTCTGACCTGGGCGAACGTTCAGCAGCGCTATTTCCAGAACCATGGACTCTCCTCAGGGGGAAGAGGCGATGGAGTCCTCCCCCGCCCCTTCTCCACGGGCATCCGACTCACCTCACCGCTTCAGGAGGGCGTGTCTACGCCGCGCACCAGGACAAGCTGCCCGGTCGCCATCTGCTGCCGCAAGGGGCGAATGCGCTTGTACCCCTCCGACTCGTACCACGCGCGGGCCTGCTCCGCCGACGGAAAGGCGATGACCACGACCCGGCCCGGCGCCTCGCCCTCCAATGCCTCGGGCTGACCTCCCCGCACAAGAAACTGGCCGCCGTAGGGTTCGAGGGTCGCGGGCACCTGCTGGGAATAGGTGGGGTAGCCCTCGGGGTCGTGTACGTCAATCAGGCCGATCACGTAGGCGCTCATGCTTCCTCCTGAACTTCCGGGCTGATCGCTCTGCACAAAGAGCGAGAAGGCGGAGTTTCCCCCACCTTCTGCCCTCCATCCCCGGTTACACCGTGGTCTGGCTCACCTGGCGGCTCTTGCCCATTCCGGCGACGACCTGATTAATCACACGCAGCCACGCGCGGGCCGAAGCCTCGACCACGTCCGTCGCCACTCCAGTTCCGTGCAGCGTCGTCTCCCCGTACCGGGCGCCGATGCTGACCTCGCCGAGCGCGTCGCCGCCGCCCGTGACGGCCTGAATGCGGTAGCTCTCCAAGACGGGAGTAATGCCCGTGATGCGGTTGATCGCCTGGAAGGCGGCCTCCACCGGCCCGTCGCCGTGCGCCGTCGCCTCGACTGATCCGTCCGGGGTCTGGAGGCGGACGAAGGCCACCGGGGTCATGTTCATGCCCGAGGTGATCTGGAAGCCCTCCAGCGTGAAGGTCTGCGGCACGTCGCTGCGGCTCTCCACCAGGGCGCGCAGGTCGTCGGCGTAAATCTGCCCCTTGCGGTCGGCCATGTCCTTGAAGCGGGCGAAGAGGTGCTTGACCCGCTCCTCGTCCACCGTGTAGCCCAGATCGGTCAGCGCCTTGCGGAAGGCGGCCCGGCCCGAGTGCTTGCCCATGACGAGGACGGCGGCCTCGCGCCCGACGATCTCCGCGTTCATGATCTCGTAGGTCTCGCGCGCCTTGATGACCCCGTCCTGGTGGATGCCCGACTCGTGCGCGAAGGCGTTGTCGCCCACGACGGCCTTGTTGGGCTGAACCGGCATCCCACTCAGGCGGCTCACCATCCGGCTGGAGCGGTAGAGTTCGCGGGTGCGGATGCCCGTCTCGAAGCCGTAGTGGTCGCGGCGGGTGTGAAAGGCCATGACGATCTCCTCCAGGCTGGCGTTCCCCGCCCGCTCGCCGATGCCGTTCACCGTGCACTCGATCTGCCGCGCCCCGCCCTCCGCCGCCGCGATGGAGTTCGCCACCGCCATCCCCAGGTCGTCGTGGCAGTGGGCCGAGAGGATCACGTGAGCGGGCAGTTCGGCCCGCAGGTAGGCGAACAGGGCGCGCATCTCCTCGGGCGTGGTGTAGCCCACCGTGTCGGGCACGTTGATCGTCGTCGCGCCCGCCTCCACCGCCGCCCGGAAGATGCGCGCCAGGAACTCGCGCTCGGAGCGGGTGGCGTCCTCGGCACTGAATTCCACATCGTCCACGAAGGAGCGGGCCAGGCGCACGGCCTCGACCGCCCGCTCGACCACGGCGCCCGGCTCCAGCCCCAACTTCTTCGCCATGTGAATCGGGCTGGTGGCGATAAAGGTGTGGATGCGGGGCTTTTCGGCCAGCTCGACCGCCCGCGCCGCCGCCTCGATGTCGGCCCGGTTGGCGCGGGCCAGCCCGGCGATGATCGGCCCCCGGACCTCCCGCGCGATGCGGCTCACGCCCTCCAGGTCGCCGGGGGAGGCGATGGGGAAGCCCGCCTCGATCACGTCCACGCCCAGACGGGCGAGCTGGTGGGCGATCTCCAGCTTCTGGGTGTGGTTCAGCGCCACGCCCGGCGACTGCTCCCCGTCGCGCAGGGTGGTGTCGAAGATGCGGATACGCTGGCCGTCGGCGGGTTGCTGGGTCATGCGGGACTCCTGGGCGGGCGAGAGGGGAGGGCGACAAAGAAAAGCCCCGGAGGGTGGTTCCTCCGGGGGGTTCGGGCAGGCTCCTTGGCCGCTCACTCCACCGGAGGAACGCCAAGAAGAAGCAGGCCGAACGGATTCATGGCGCAACTGTAACGGCAGGGGGCTCCCCGGGCAAGGGGAGTCGTCTACACCAGCCGGGCTACAGCAGCCCCGCCTGCCTCAATTCGTCGCGCAGGGCGGGGAGGCGGGGTTGCCGCTCGATGACCGCCCGGACCTGCTTGGCACTGGCCTCACGCCCGATGAGCGCGGGAAGTCGGGTCAGAATCTGCGCGGCCTCGTGATACCCATTCCGGTTGCGGAGGTCAATGTGAAGCTGCGCGGCCCGCATGATCAGCGGCACGGCCCGCTCCGCGCCGAGCTGTCCGGCCAGGGTCAGGAGTTGACGCACGGGCACAGTGTCCCGTTCCTCCGCCAGCCGCAACGCCTCCTCCGTCAGCCCCTCGCGCAGCAGCAGGTCCATCAGGACTTCGGTGTGCCTCTTCTGGCGCCACAGCCGCAAGGTGATCTCCGACCGTTCTTCTTGCCAGTCCGGGCTCACGTCTTTCAGCGAGATCAGCCACTCCGGGCTGGGGGACTTCAAGACGATCTCGCGGGCCAGGGCGTGCGCTTCCTGCTTGCGTCCGGTCGCCACGTACCGCTCGAAGAGCCAGCGGCGGGTCTGCCCCTGCTCCAGGCCCTCCCGCGCCAGGGCTTCGAGGAGGGGAAGCTGGCCGTGCGCCGCGAACATGGGTTCCAGTTCGGGGAAGTGGGCGCGCCGCCCGGCCTCACGCACCGCCCGCCGCACGTCCTCGGTTCGCCCGCGTTCGAGCAGAAAATTCAGCAACTCACCGAGATCGCCGCTCGCGCGCAGGAGGGCCTCGGCCTCCTCGTCGCTCAGGTTGTCCGCCGTCAGGTGGTAGAGGGCGCGGGCGTACCCCTGCCGGACGTACTCCGAGCGTTCCCCTTTCACGAGGGTGCGGAGCAAGTTCAGCAGGGAGGCCCGCTCGTCCTCCCGCAGCGCCCCCACGAGGTCGGAGAACGCCCCGCCCTCCACATCCCACCGCCCCGACGCGACCTCGCTCTGGACGGCCTCGAAGGCGTCCTCGCGGGCCCCCTCGTCCAGCTTGCCGCTGACGAGCAGACGCTGCACCGCCGCCAGCGCCCGCGCCTGAAGGTCGTCCAGTCCCCAGTCGAAGTCCTCGTCGTAGGTGTCCTCCACCCCGTCCAGCACGGCGAGGTAGGTGTCGAGGAGTTGCCCCGCCCAGGCCGCGTCCAGCGCCTCCAGATTCTCCAGCAGGGCGTCCGCCCCCTCCAGCACGAGATCGATCGCCCCGGTGTCCGGCCCCTCGCCCTCGTGGTCCCAGTCGGGGGTGTAGGTGCGGCGGATGGCGTCGAAGGCGGCCTCGATCTGCTCACGGGCACTCCCGGCGGGCGCACTCCGGGCCGAACTCGCGTACACCAGCGCCTCCAGCTCCGGCGCCCGGTCGAGCATCCGGGCGATCAGGCGGTGGAGTTCGGGCACGCTCAGGCCGGAGAGCGCCTCCGAGAGTTCGGGGACCCCGGCGAAAGCGCGCGGGTCCTCCACCGCCCGGGCGAGCAGCGCCGCGACGTGCTTGCAGTGGCCGCCCCCTCCCACCGGGCAGGAACAGCGGGCCGACACGACCTCGCCGCCCTCCAGCGTGGCGCGCACCTGATACGGCTCCTGCCCGTAGGCCGTGCCGCGCAGCACCGTCGCCGCCCCCTCTGGCCGCGCGCTCAGCCCGGTCAGGCCGCGCACGTAGGACTGTCCCTTGCGCCACTCGTGTTCGCCGCTCCAGGCCAGGGCGTCCTGACGGCGCAAGGAGAAGGTGGTCATGGGGCCATGCTACGGGGGTATCTGCGAGTCTGGTGCCCCTCCCACGGGGTGAGCGTATCGTGAGGGGGAGGTGCCCATGGACGAGTCCACCTCGCCGTTCTGGCCGGGCGTCCCCCGCGCGGGGGGAGTGCCCGCCCACCTCGTGCCGCTGGTGGGGCGCGGGGAGGAACTCGCGGAACTCGCCGCGCTGCTGCGGCGGGAGGACGTGCCGCTGCTGACCCTGAGCGGCGCGGGGGGGACGGGCAAGACGGCGCTCGCGCTGACCCTGGTAGGGGCGCTCGCCCCCGACTTCCCGGACGGGGTGGCGGTGGTGTCGCTGGCGGCTGTCCGGGCCGACGCACCCCTCGCCCCCGTAGTGGCCCGCGCCCTGGGGTTGAAGGACGGGGCGGCGGAGCCCCTGGCGCGCGTGCGAGAGTTCCTGCGTGGCAGGCGTCTGCTGCTCCTGCTCGACAACGCCGAGCACCTGCCCGGGGTGGGGGAACTCGCGCAGGACCTGCTGCGGCACGCTCCGCACCTGACGGTCCTGGTCACGAGCCGCGTGCCCCTGGGAGTCTCGCTGGAGCGGGACTATGCCCTGGGGCCGCTCGCCCTGCCCCCACCCGGGGCGACCTTCGGGGAGCTGGCCGCCGCCCCGTCGGTCGAGCTGTTCCGGCGGCGGGCGCGGGCGGTGCGGCGCGACTTCACGCTCACGCCGGAGAATGCGCCCGCCGTGGCCGGGGTCTGCGCCCGGCTCGACGGGCTGCCGCTGGCCCTCGAACTCGCCGCCGCGCATGCCCGCACGCTCTCCCCGGAGGCGCTGCTCGGGCACCTGCACCCCAGCCTGCCCCTGCTGTCCGGCGGCCCGGCCGACCGCCCCGAGCATCAGCGTTCCGTCCGGGCGACCATCGCCTGGAGCGAGGCCCTGCTGCCGGACCCGGCGCGCGCCGTGCTGCGCGCCCTGGGTACGTTCGTGGACGGGGCCGACCTGCCCGGGGTGGCCGCCGTGACCGGCCTGGCAGAGGGGGAGGCGCTGGCCCGGCTGGAACTCCTGGTGAGCCACGGGCTCGTCCGGCCCGGCGAGAACCCGGACGGCACGCCGCGGTTCGGGCTGCTGGAGACCATCCGGGAGTACGCCCTGGAGCGGCAGGAGGCCCTGAGCGAGACGGCCAGTTGGCAGGCCCGGCACGCGCGGCATTTCCTCGCCGTGGCGCTCACCCTGGACCGGGAGGTGTGGGGCGAGCGGCAGGGGGCGGCCCTCGCCCGGCTGGAGCGCGAGCACGGCAACTTCCGGGCCGCCCTCGCCTGGGCGCTGGACCACGCCGCCCCCCTGGGCCTGCGGCTGGCCGCCGCGCTGGGCAACTTCTGGAGCGTCCACGGCCACCTCACGGAGGGCCGGGGCTGGCTGGAGCGGGCCCTGCGCCTGCCCGGGGACGAGGTCGCCCGCGCCCACGCTGCCTACGTCGCCGGGGAGATGGCGCGGATGCAGGGGGACCACGCCGAGGCCGAGCGGCACCTGAGGGAAGGGCTCGCCCTCGCCCGTGCCCGGGGGGACCGGCTGGAGGCGGCTGCGGCCCTCAACTCCCTCGGGGTGCTGGCCCACAACGCCGCCCGGCCAGAGGAGGCCCGGGCCTTCCTGACGGAGGCGCTGACCCTGTGGGAGGAGGAGCCGCGGGACTTCGGGCGGACCACGCCGCTCTTCAACCTGGGGCGGCTGGAGCTGTACTGGGGGGACGCCCAGGACGCCCTCCCGCTCCTTTCCCGGGCGCTGGCCTTCTGGCGCGAGCGCGGGAACCGGCACGGGATGGGGTACGCCCTCTACAGCCTGGGCCGCGCCCACCTGGAACGGGGGGACGCGGAACGCGGCGAGGCGCTGCTGCGGGGGAGCTTGACGTTGCGGGAGGCCATCGGCGACGAGCGGGGGGTGATCGCCTCCCTGACCGCCCTGGGGCTGGAGGCCACCCTGTGGGGGGAGCTGCCCGCCGCGTTCCCGCTGCTGGGGCAGGCCCTCTCCCGCGCCGTCCGGCTCGGCCACCGCCGCAACGTCGCCGAGGCGCTGGAGGACTTCGCCGCGCTGGCGCTCGCCTGGGGCGAGGCGGCCCGGGCGGTGCGCTGGGTGAGTGCGGCGCGGGCCGTGCGGGAGGGGGTGGGGGCGCTCCCCGCCCCGCTCGACGGGCGGCAGATCGAGCGCACCCTCCGGCGCGCCCGGGCGAAACTCAGCCGCGCGGCCTCCGCCCGGGAGTGGCAGGAGGGCGCTCTGCTCGGCCTGGGGGCGGCCGTGGCCGAGGCCCTGCAATGGCGCCCCACCCCGGCCCCGGTCCGCGCGACGGCCGGGCTGACCCGCCGGGAGCAGGAGGTGCTGCGCCTGATGGCCGCCGGGCACAGCAACCGCGAGATCGCCCGCGCCCTGGAGGTGAGCGAGAAGACGGTCGCGCGGCACGGCGAGAACCTGTTCAACAAGCTCGGGGTCAACTCCCGCGCGGCGGCCACCGCCCTCGCCGTGCGCGAGGGGCTGGTCTGACGGGCGGTGAGGTGGGGTGGTCCCGGAAGCCGAGCAGGCCGACCCCGCAGAGAAGCCACCCCGCCTCTGGGTAATTCACCCGATGCGGGGTGGGAACCCCGGGGCGCACCGTGGGGACGGAGGTGACCCATGAACGGCAAGTTCCGCCTGCTCGCCCTGTCCGCCCTCGCGTCCCTCGCCCTCGCCCAGACGCCCGGCCTGGTCGCCACGGTCTTCACCACCACCCTGGGCGAGGCGAACGTGAAGACGCCGGAGGTGTCCACCGGGGAGCTGCGGCAGATTCTGGCGGACGGGAGCGCCCTGGTGCTCGACGCGCGGCCCCACCTGGAGTGGGCGATCAGCCATATCCCCGGCGCCCTCAACGTCGCGCGCAAACCGGGGGTGAGTGACAGCCAGTACGTCAGCGACGTGCGGGAGATCGAGCGGCTCGTCGCGGGCAACCGGGGCCGGGCGCTGGTGCTCTACTGCAACGGCCCGATGTGCGGCAAGAGCAAGCGCCTGAGCGAGGACCTGCTCGCGGCGGGCTTCACTAACGTGCGCCGCTACCAGCTCGGGGCGCCCATCTGGCGGGCCCTGGGTGGCGTGATGGTCACCGAGCCGGACGGCGCGCGCTACATCGCTGCGAGTGACCGGACTGCGTGGTGGGTGGACGCCCGCGGCGAGGAGGACTTCCGGGCGGGCAGCCTGAACGGCGCCCACCACATCCCCCTGGCCGAGGTGACGAAGGCCAAGGATAACGGCAACCTCCCGATGGAAGACCACAACACGCGCCTGATCGTGTTCGGCAAGGACGCCGGGCAGGCGCGGGCGGTGGCGGAGGAGATCGCCAAGAACGCCTTTCACAACGTCTCGTTCTTCCCCGGAAGCGTGAATGACCTGCGCGCCGCACTCGCCGGACCCTCTGCCCGGGTGCCCCTCCTGGCCGCCCCCCACTGGACACCGCACCTGGAGCCCTGAAACCACGACCGGGGAGCTGTTGCCACACGAAAGCGGTCAGCCTTTCCGAGGGGGAGGGCTGACCGCTGAAAGCTAACGGCCCTTAAACCTCCAGCGCCTGCTTGTTGATGAAGGGCATCTTGTCACGCAGCTCCTTGCCCACCGTCTCCAGCAGGTGATCGCGCATCCTGCGGCGCTGCTCCTGCATATAGGGGAAGCCGCTCTCAGCGTCCTGGATGAAGCTCTGGGCGAACTTGCCGCTCTGGATATCGCCCAGCACGTTCTTCATCGTCGCCTTCGTCTCATCGGTGATGATGCGCGGGCCGGTCACGTAGTCGCCGAACTCGGCGGTGTTGGAGATGGAGTGGCGCATTCCCTCGAAGCCCTTCTCGTAGATCAGGTCCACGATCAGCTTGACCTCGTGCAGCGTCTCGAAGTAGGCGATCTCGGGCTGGTAGCCTGCCTCCACCAGCGTCTCGAAGCCCGCCTGGATCAGGTGCGTCAGCCCGCCGCAGAGAACGGACTGCTCCCCGAAGAGGTCGGTCTCCGTCTCCTCCTTGAAGGTCGTCTCCAGCACGCCCGCCCGGGTGCCGCCGATACCACGGGCGTAGGCGAGGGCGATGTCGCGGGCATTCCCGGTCGCGTCCTGCCCCACCGCGAAGATGCTGGGCATCCCCGCCCCGTCCACGTACACGCGGCGCAGCATGTGGCCGGGCCCCTTGGGGGCGACCAGGAACACGTCCACCCCGGCGGGCGGCTTGATGCGCCCGAAGTGGACGTTGAAGCCGTGCCCGAAGGCGAGCGCCTTGCCGTCCGTGAGGTTCGGCGCGATGCTCTCCTCGTACACCTTCGGCTGCGTCTCGTCGGGGATGAGCAGCATGACCACGTCCGCCTCGCGCGTCGCGTCCTCGATGCTGGTGACGCGCAGGCCCGCCTGCTCGGCCTTGGGACGGCTGGGGCTGCCCTCGCGCAGGCCGACGACCACGTTCAGGCCACTGTCCCGCAGGTTCTGCGCGTGTGCGTGCGCCTGGCTGCCGTAGCCGATGATGGCGATGAGCTTGTCCTCGATGGGGGAGAGGGAGACGTCGCGGTCGTAATACATTTTCGCGGCCATTGGGGGATTCTCCTACAAAGTGTGAGTTGGGGGGGAATGCGGGCTAGGGGAGGGTGCGTCGCGTGAACCCCTCCGGCCCTTCGGGCCACCTCCCCTTGAAAGGGAGGCTATGAAGTGCTCCTCAAGCCGTGCTTTTTGGCTCCCTTCTCAGGGGAGCTGTCAGCGAAGCTGACTGAGGGGTCTACGCAGCTAGAACAGATTCGGCACCCCCCGCGCCTTCTCCTCCCTCGGCTCGGCGCTCTCCACCACCGGCCTCAGCGCCTCGGTCTCCCCCTCGTGGTAGACGTGGCTAGGAATATCCGCGTTCGAGCCGCGCGTCAGCGCCACCCGCCCCGTCCGCATCGTCTCCAGAATCCCGAAGGATCGCATCTGCTCGATAAAGGCGGTGATCTTGCCCTCGTCGCCCGTCACCTCGAAGGTGAGCGCGTGACGGCCCACGTCCACGATGCGGGCGCGGAAGTCCTCGGCGATCTGGCGCACCTCCACCCGGCTCTCGGGCGTGATGGCGACCTTCACGAGGACGAGTTCGCGGTCCACGAACTTCTCCAGGCTGTGGTCGATGATCTTGACCACGTCGTGCAGCTTCTCAAGCTGTCGCATGGCCTGCTCGACCACACCGCGGTCGCCGGTCACCACGAAGGTCATGCGGCTGAGGCCGGGGTGTTCGGTCGAGCCGACGCTGAGGCTCCGAATGTTGTACCCGCGCCGCCCGAAGAGGGAGGTGATGCGGGTCAGGACGCGCGGCTCGTCGCGCACGATGGCGGAGACGAGGTGATCTTTGGGGGCGGGGTCAAAGGGGGCCGTCATGCGTTCTTCGCCTCCTCGGCGGCGGCGTTCTTCTCGATGCCGGGGGTGGGGCGGGGGGGTTCGGTCTCGATCATCTCGCTCAGGGCGGCCCCGGCAGGCACCATCGGGAAGACGCCGTGCTCGTTGGGCACCACGATTTCCAACAGCGAACTCTTGGGGTCGTTCAGCCAGGCGTCGATGGCCCCCGGCAGCTCCTCGGCGCGGTCGGCGCGGTAGGCGGGCACCCCGTAGGCATCGGCAAGCTTCAGGAAGTCGGGGTTGGAGTCGCCCAGCCAGACCTCCGAGTAGCGGCGCTCGTGGAAGAGTTCCTGCCACTGGCGGACCA
It contains:
- a CDS encoding rhodanese-like domain-containing protein — protein: MNGKFRLLALSALASLALAQTPGLVATVFTTTLGEANVKTPEVSTGELRQILADGSALVLDARPHLEWAISHIPGALNVARKPGVSDSQYVSDVREIERLVAGNRGRALVLYCNGPMCGKSKRLSEDLLAAGFTNVRRYQLGAPIWRALGGVMVTEPDGARYIAASDRTAWWVDARGEEDFRAGSLNGAHHIPLAEVTKAKDNGNLPMEDHNTRLIVFGKDAGQARAVAEEIAKNAFHNVSFFPGSVNDLRAALAGPSARVPLLAAPHWTPHLEP
- the ilvC gene encoding ketol-acid reductoisomerase, with product MAAKMYYDRDVSLSPIEDKLIAIIGYGSQAHAHAQNLRDSGLNVVVGLREGSPSRPKAEQAGLRVTSIEDATREADVVMLLIPDETQPKVYEESIAPNLTDGKALAFGHGFNVHFGRIKPPAGVDVFLVAPKGPGHMLRRVYVDGAGMPSIFAVGQDATGNARDIALAYARGIGGTRAGVLETTFKEETETDLFGEQSVLCGGLTHLIQAGFETLVEAGYQPEIAYFETLHEVKLIVDLIYEKGFEGMRHSISNTAEFGDYVTGPRIITDETKATMKNVLGDIQSGKFAQSFIQDAESGFPYMQEQRRRMRDHLLETVGKELRDKMPFINKQALEV
- the ilvN gene encoding acetolactate synthase small subunit; this encodes MTAPFDPAPKDHLVSAIVRDEPRVLTRITSLFGRRGYNIRSLSVGSTEHPGLSRMTFVVTGDRGVVEQAMRQLEKLHDVVKIIDHSLEKFVDRELVLVKVAITPESRVEVRQIAEDFRARIVDVGRHALTFEVTGDEGKITAFIEQMRSFGILETMRTGRVALTRGSNADIPSHVYHEGETEALRPVVESAEPREEKARGVPNLF